Within Desmodus rotundus isolate HL8 chromosome 6, HLdesRot8A.1, whole genome shotgun sequence, the genomic segment TGGCTATGTAACAGACCACCCAAACTTAACGACAGAAAACAGCAACTGCCCGTagcttctgtgggtcagaaattcaGAAAGGGCACAGGCTGGGGTAGCTCAACAGCTGGGCTGGAACCCTCTGAAGGCTCATTCAGCCCACGTCTGCACCTGGGCTGGGAGGACTCGGAGATGCGATCACCAGCTTGGGCACTGCCTCGTGGCCTCACCGTGTGGATGGGCTCCCTCAGGGGACTGGGACATCTCACGTGGTGGCTCTCAGCAGAGTTGAGCAGTGTCAGGTTCCTCACATCCTGTtgggaatattttgtttttaaattcaacatGACCCCCGTATGAATGAATGTAAGTAAAATTTATTGGGCTTTCACTGTTTTAGGTACTGTGTTGAGTGCTTATTTAATACAGTAGTGTTTGAGGGAAGATGATTCCATTCCTGAGTCCATTCGACAGACAGAGAAAAGGGTTTGCTGAGATACGATGGCAGAAATAATACTGAGTGCAGAGCCCATGCTATCAAACACTTCCTCCCAGCTGTAATTCTCTGTTAAAGCCTCCAAAACCTTGTTTGCGTAGTCCTTTGTTCTGCAACACCTATTTTGTGAAAAAGTCCACTGAAAAGGCTCAAATGGCCATGTGTGCTCATTCCAGGTTCCGTGCCTTTGTGGTGGCGCATCATGTTTGCTGTGCAGTTGCTGTCCCAACAGTAGGAACTCCACGGTGACGCGCCTCATCTACGCTTTTATCCTGTTCCTGGGCGCTGTTGTGTCCTGTATTATGCTGACGGAACCGATAGAAAGGCAGCTGAAGAAGGTTAAGTAGAAGTAACAGAACCCTTAATGTActgatgatttttatattttgcaaaattttattttattttgacattaaTGTTCTTATTTACTTCTTCACTGTTATGAAAGCCAGTTAAGTTCATTGAAATTTAGGGGTATAGTCACGACACAATAGGAAGGTATTAGTCCTTTTCCAGAAATAAAGGAAGCCATGGTGAACATCTTCAGGTTTGAGTCTGACAGCGGGAAGAAAACAGATGTTAAAAGAGTGGccctaaaacattttctttccatgTGTATTTAAGATGTAAACATTTAAACTCAACTAGGCCATCACCTTTGGAAGGAGTGAGTTGTAGCATGAAGATTCATGGGAAATGGAGATATAACCTCATCAGTAGAAAAGAGCAGAGAAGAGAGCACCTCACTTTTATTTCCAAATGCAAGTCATTTATGCCATTGGGTGACAGGAGTGTAAATGAAttggaagacagagaaaaatccCACAGGACAGTCTTGCAGTTGTTGAAGTAGTCGTTTTACACATCGAGGCTTTCCTGTGATGGGGTAGAACCTCTGTTTAAGGTGGGTGCTCCTGTAACACTGAAATTATGTTTTCCAGATTCCTGGATTCTGTGAAGGGGAATTTAATTTCAAGGTGGCTGATCTAAAGGCAAATAAAGATTGTGATGTGCAGGTCGGTTTTAAAGCTGTATATCGGATCAGCTTTGCCCTGGCcatctttttctttgccttttctctgctcatgataaaagtaaaaacaagtaaAGATCCCAGAGCAGCAATACACAATGGGTATGTAAGGTTTgtttattattaactttttacGTTACGGGGTGGGCTCCCCCATTCGGCAGTGAATGTCGCCACCCTGATGGGAGTGCTGGAGTATGTGAATCAGTGGCCCGTGTGTGTTTCTGACCTATTACACGTGTGAGGGTGTTTCAGTGTCATTTCCAGTCGGAGGCCTGtagcctggaggagggagaggggatgaggagagtcttatcttttttttttttttaagtatcttttgtTTCTTGTTCCTAGATTTTTATTGAACACCTGTGACACAGTTCAAGTGCTGTGTTGgaaccactttttcctttctattgttAAAAGATAAGTGTGTACATGATGTGTTTAGACTGTGCAGAAGGATAAACAGTCAGTAACATTTGGGCCACTGATTTACATATTCTGTTGTTTCCCGTATTCCTGGCCCGAGTTCCCCCGATTCTCATTCGGAGACTGAAGGGAGTTTTGTGAACTTTATTATAACCCCCTTTTCACAGGTGCAATAACTGAATTTCAGAGAGGTTACATAAATTGCTTTAGATCTCAGCCAgtgagggtgggagctgggattGAAAACTCAGGCCTGTCCAGCTCCAAAGTCTGATTCTTTTCACTCTGCCGTACAAGGAGCCTTTAAAGATCGTGGACTAAAAGCCAGGTTTGATTTTGGCTTTGCCAGCGATGAATTGTGTAATTATGAGCAGGGCACTTACATCCTGTGTTGTAAAGGAAGGATTGGGTGATAACTTTTCCCCAGACCTAATAGTTAATTGCTGTATATTTAGGTAAAATTGTGAGTTTAGAACACGTCAGAATCCTAGAAAAATTCCCATCTTTAAGTGCTAAAAGTAGGGAAACTCTAAAGATACATGTTCTTCTTAATATGAATGTGAATGATCTGCTCTCTGTGCTGCTCTTAAATTGTGTAAAATACTGAATGAAGTAGCTTCCTGTCAAATGAAGATCTGAGCCCAGACAGCCATGTTGAAAATGCTATTAAGGCTTACGtttgcattttataaattaattttcttagtaTAGGGTGAAAATTACCATTtcataaatgcattttttatattttcataggtTTTGGTTCTTCAAAATTGCTGCCATTGTTGGCATCATGGTTGGCTCCTTCTACATCCCTGGGGGCCACTTCACCACAGGTACGGCTCACCATTACGGGGGTTAGTTATCATTACCATAGGCACGGACTCTGCAAATGGTTGTGTTAATGCTATGTTTTCATTACTGATTCTGCAGAACTGACAAAGGAGGTGGTGTCCAATTATATGACTTGGTACTACTATTAAGACATTAATTGGTTAAAGCCAGGAGGCATTCAGGTCACTTCTCAGCTGTTCTGGAATCGTATTTAATTGTGTGCCAACATTTTAATAGGTTATCTTCTTACTTGGCAGTACTGAGCTGATTGGAGAGCTTGTCACCATAAGGACTTGTAACTTGTGCTCTACCAtcctgtctttttattcttttttaatttttaaattttatttatttttcaagagaggagaagggagggagaaagggagggagagaaacattgatttgagagagaaacatcaattgattgcttctcacatgctccctaaGGGCCAAACCCGCAATCTAGGCACGTGCCTTGACCTGGAATTTAACCAGTgcccttttgctttgtggaacgatGCCCAACTGACCCATACCGGTCAGGGCTCTACCATCCCTGCCTTAACCTGCTTCCTTACCATGGTATCAAGTGACTTATGTGGATTTCCACTGTGATTGTTCCTCCctgtaaaggaaaggaaagtgcTTATAGTAGCATTTGGAAGGTCAGATCCTAGGCTCCCCTTGGCACAAGCTAGAACAAGTTCTAAAGGTCTGAAACCCAACAGAACACCTCTCAGAGAAGTACCTTTGAGTTTGGAATCAGAGTAATCCTGCCTTACTGCTGAACAGAATATGTCTTTACCACCTCTCTCTTACTTGAAATCTTTTTAGAATGTTAGTTAACGTTCTGAAATGTTACTTCTATGGTAAAGCATCACTTTGTTCTTTTGGTTTGTAGCCTGGTTTGTCATAGGCATGATCGGGGCCTTCTTATTCATCCTTATCCAGCTGGTGCTGTTGGTAGACATGGCTCACTCTTTGAATGAATCGTGGGTAAATCGAATGGAAGAAGGAAACTCAAGGCGCTGGTATGCTGGTAGGTATCTAAACTCAACGCGTGAGAGCCGTTCTGCGCTATTCTACATTGAACAGGGAGTGCGAGAAAAATCTCCATTGATTGAAGTGTATAAACTTTCAAGGTCgagtagactttttaaaaactaatttcccATCGAGTTCATTGTGAAGTATATGCATTACTGGGAGGGGGTAGCACAGAATGTGTGTCACTGGATTTtcccaattcatttattttgagatttgTGATGTAACTACATGTGTTTGGATAAGGAAAAGAGTTGTATGTAGTGTCATAGTTCTGGTTTAGATTTCCTTGTTTCCCTGGACAAGGGGACTCAGACGCATTCTACGTATGGGACACCTGCCAACACAGGCAGAGGAGGTGGACAGTTTTTACTGCAGGCTTTATTCAGAGTGTGGTCGCGCACCTCTTGTAAAATTTGCCTGGGGGGAAAAGGGTACTTAAAACATTCAGGCTGGGAACAGGATTTATAGGTTGAAATAACTGGAAGGGACTTTGGAGCCCTCCACTTACTAGGAGCAATGACCTAGCCATACTTGAGTTAAAAATAGTGGCTGGATTGTTTGCCCtgacttccctcccttcccccaattaTAAAATAGTAGATGCTCCATGTCAAGAACTTGAAAAccaaaaatcacaaaagaaaaaaattcccccaTAATCTTAACTCCCTGGTAATTATCACTCATTGTTAGCATATTAGTCTAAATCCTTGTAGTCTTTTTTCCTATATGTACATACGTATCTTCTATGTATAAAAAAAGTCATTGAAAAATGCATgtttatgtcttatttatttgttaatatatatttgaatagTTTATAGTTtgaccttttttaaaacttagagaTAGCTTGTGAATATATTTGGCTGCAGTACAGCAATACACCTAATAACATATCTTTGTGCACctttctgattatttccttggaataaattcccagaagcagaagagTCAGAGGGTGTGGATATTATAAATGCTCAGTACATGTTATCAAATTGCCCAGTTTTcctttcatattatttattttgggtgtttctttttaaattgaaaaagaaaaaaaaaatagtaccatTTTTACCATAAACATAGAATTTTATCAAGAATAAAACATGTAGCGACCAGCCTGCAACAACCTACTTTTCTCTCCAGATGTATCCGCTATTACTGGACCTTTATGTATTTGTGCACATCTGCTTGTCTCTATAGTTAAATGTCAGTAGTTTATACTATGTATTGTCCCATGACTTGCTCCTTCACTTCCTGTGCGGTGAATACCCTCCCTGCCAGTGAACATAGTAGGTGTGTCCCATTCACTCGGCAGTTGCGTGGTATTCCAGTCTGGCACTTCCTGGTGCTCCGTGTCACAGTGCACTGTAACGTACTTAACCACTGCCCTCCTGTTGGCCCCTTAAAGTGTTTGTAATGACGGCTTACTGCgggaaaggattttttaaattgtctgtTATCATTATGGGTTCAGAATCCTGAACCTCTCCTCCTTTCTGactaatgaaattttatttcattttttacctaTTCTGTTTGTATAGTTCATTTTGGGCCACTCCAACTCTAGAAGAATTTAATAATGAATGGTAGGCTTGCCATACTTTTATGTAACTAAAACTAAGAGATCTTGTGTGTTCAGATAGAAAACATTAGGAACTGTGCTAGTGACGTAATGTGCATCATTTTATAGTAACATCGTATAGGTCATTTAGACATGCAAAGTCCATTGAGATCGAGATAAGCAGAAACAACTTTTCTCAAGTAAGTTTGTGCTTTGAATGAAACATAGTCAGTGTGATAGACTGTGTACCGTTTTCTATTTCTCAGAGCTAACTGTTTATTACTCACGTGAATAGAAAGGAACATCACTTTAGATATTTGAAAATAGCAAATGAGCCACTTTCCCACAATTACAGATAGGAAAGGGCGTATGTAGCCAGTGGCTACAGAGGAAGAACGGCTGTAGGAGATGCCTGTCTGTTGTGTTTTCTGCTAACACCATCCCTGGCCTTCAGCTTTCTGTGAACTGGGCCATTCTGAGGGTCAGGAAGTCATTTAGGTTCCTAAGAAAAGCTAATAATGAACAATATTTAGCCGTACTTAGAATTTACTCTGGCTAGAATGGTCAGATGCCTGGTTTTTCAACCCACAAAACCAAGCTAGGTAATGCAGGGAGTGGATTCCGTTGTTTGGGCAGTTTTATAATTTACCAGTGAGCCAACTCTAACACAGTCCGAGACTTCAACCTTGGGCCTTCCATCTTTTCCCCATGAAAAGTAACCACCGTAAAAGTGACCTAATGTCTCTAGTTTTATAAAAGTTTGTTAGACTTGAGGGCGTTCACACTGGCTTcccttcttatttttacttttagttttgcTGTCCGTCACAAGCGCCCTGTACACCCTTTCCCTCATCTTTGTGGGTTGGCTCTACGCGCGCTACACCAGACCGGACGGCTGCACGGAGAACAAGCTCTTCATCAGCATTAATCTGGTCCTTTGCGTCATCGTTTCTATTATATCAATCCTCCCAAAAATTCAGGTATGGtggttttctgctgcttcctccAGTGAGATTTTTAATTAATGCTGTGCTTGAAACCTAGATGGCCCTTTATGTGAATTTGTGTGCAGTTTTATCCCATTTAAACATTTCTCCAATTACACCTAGTAACTAAAATGTGCCACTGAGTTGCCTGTATTGTaatgaaatgaataattttcccatcatttaaaaaaacctagGTACCCTgagaatttataatttttacGATTGTTTACATTGAAAGAATGATTCTTATGAATCATTAGCCAAGGTATTTTAAGAGAATTAAacgaggaaaaaaataattgatttctgtggttcagttagttggaggatcgtcccatacaccaaaaggttgggggttcaaatCCCCATTCAGgatacatgcctaggttgcagtttgattgatgtttccctctctctcccccgcctgcctttctctctttaaaatcaataaaatatgtccttgggtgatgatcaaaaataaataaaactcatgCTCCTGAGTTTCATCACTTTAATGCCACACTTAAATTCATGGagttttatatatgaaatatgaaaaGGACATCTGGACCTCACCTCCTTTTAAAAGTAAGGAAAGTGAGAGTTCCATACAGAAGAAGGTTGGCCACCTCCCTAGTTAGTGGCAAAGCGGAGTTTACATTCCACTGCACTAAGAGACTAGTAAATTGAAACCTTTGTGTGGCACACAGGAATTCACAGGATTATGAAATGCCTTGAGAACCAGTAAGTAGTACATGCTGCTTCTTTCTCGGTTCTTTTTCGAGCTAAGTGAAACTGGAAGGTTACTTGGCATCTTTCAACTGTCAAGGAGGAACAGAAGGCTCTTAGTTAATGACAGTCCAGTGCGTCCCAGGGAAGCACACTGGGTTTTGGAAAGCCCACCCTTGCAACTCCTGAGgcattgttttctgtttgattCCATAGGAACACCAGCCTCGTTCTGGCCTCCTGCAGTCCTCTGTCATCACCATCTACACCATGTACCTCACGTGGTCAGCCATGACCAATGAGCCTGGTAAGGGAATGGCAACAGCACATTCATTTGATGAAAAGAAAGTAGGAAATGACCCCTTTGGTGGGGTAAAAACTAGAGCTAGAGCGGATGTCAAACAAGTGAACAGACAACTCCACCGAAATGTATAATGTTCACTGTTTGCAGATATTTACCTTTCAAGTTTTATTCTCTGTGTCTGTCCATAGCTAATCATAGCTGACAGGCGGTCCTGcacctttctggcaccagggaccagtctcgtggaagacagtttttccagagaccagggtggtggg encodes:
- the SERINC3 gene encoding serine incorporator 3 gives rise to the protein MGAVLGVFSLASWVPCLCGGASCLLCSCCPNSRNSTVTRLIYAFILFLGAVVSCIMLTEPIERQLKKIPGFCEGEFNFKVADLKANKDCDVQVGFKAVYRISFALAIFFFAFSLLMIKVKTSKDPRAAIHNGFWFFKIAAIVGIMVGSFYIPGGHFTTAWFVIGMIGAFLFILIQLVLLVDMAHSLNESWVNRMEEGNSRRWYAVLLSVTSALYTLSLIFVGWLYARYTRPDGCTENKLFISINLVLCVIVSIISILPKIQEHQPRSGLLQSSVITIYTMYLTWSAMTNEPDRSCNPGLLSIITHVTAPTLAPGNTTAVVPTSAPPSQSGHFLDKHTFWGLIVSVMCLLYSSFRTSSNSQVSKLTLSGSESVILRDTATSGASDEEEGQPRRVVDNEKEGVQYYYSVFHFMLFLASLYIMMTVTSWYSPDTEFQSVTSKWPAVWVKISSSWVCLLLYVWTLVAPLVITNRDFS